Proteins encoded in a region of the Rutidosis leptorrhynchoides isolate AG116_Rl617_1_P2 chromosome 9, CSIRO_AGI_Rlap_v1, whole genome shotgun sequence genome:
- the LOC139867766 gene encoding protein FAR-RED ELONGATED HYPOCOTYL 3-like: MIVAIEAVFKKARHRLCMWHVTEKITNKIGPTVSNVGFKDSISQIVWTDKLDPNEFDKRWFSIVARYKLEDNNWLNEIIFFGEVHGQIKAASRYCINYQVDHKNGFTEYTLMDRSVTNNGLTNNLDKAGNPRAFDEYIPAVSVVKYSEKSKEVSCDFRLFERIGYFCRHILYVIRMTNVKVIPNKYVMKRWCIDAINLKDPNTYFDSNQVGSSEEFGIQMKEIYQMVDHAIGLYKDDPEKLCSLKDTIRGLKDKAVEEMGNDHTLSKDEFIEGLVGIPKPDKVSVYCPNNLRSKGCGKRITNVREEAIKQQAVNHRTCSYCNEIGHNSRGCKVNGQKLGQIHEKFGQRWSIIENSYLGLQSLGSKVSVSSSLGGVILVCVANGDFYAFCNAGTYIVNMLQVQKFCIADPRRHIQVFCIFNPLLVNIVWQTDIVSPCIVGYR; the protein is encoded by the exons ATGATAGTTGCTATTGAAGCTGTTTTCAAGAAAGCAAGACACAGACTTTGTATGTGGCATGTAACTGAGAAAATTACAAACAAG ATTGGTCCTACTGTTTCAAATGTGGGTTTTAAAGATTCTATTTCTCAAATTGTCTGGACTGACAAGTTAGACCCTAATGAGTTTGATAAAAGATGGTTCTCAATTGTGGCTCGTTATAAATTAGAAGATAACAACTGGTTAAATGAAAT AATTTTTTTTGGTGAAGTACATGGTCAAATCAAAGCTGCATCAAGATATTGTATAAATTATCAAGTTGatcataaaaatggttttacaGAGTATACTTTAATGGATAGAAGTGTtacaaataatgggttaacaaataATCTTGATAAAGCTGGTAATCCTCGGGCTTTTGATGAATACATTCCAGCAGTTAGTGTggtaaagtattcagaaaaatcaaAAGAAGTATCATGTGATTTTAGATTATTTGAAAGAATAGGTTacttttgtcgacatattttatatgTGATAAGGATGACAAATGTTAAAGTAATCCCAAACAAGTATGTTATGAAAAGATGGTGTATTGATGCTATTAATTTAAAAGatccaaacacatattttgattctAATCAAGTTGGATCTTCCGAAGAGTTCGGTATTCAAATGAAGGAGATTTATCAAATGGTTGATCATGCGATAGGGCTATATAAGGATGATCCTGAAAAATTGTGTTCACTTAAAGATACAATTAGAGGGTTGAAAGATAAAGCTGTAGAGGAAATGGGAAATGATCATACATTGAGTAAAGACGAATTTATTGAGGGTTTGGTTGGTATACCAAAACCTGATAAAGTGTCAGTTTATTGCCCTAATAATTTGAGAAGTAAAGGTTGTGGCAAAAGAATTACAAATGTTCGAGAAGAAGCTATCAAACAACAAGCCGTCAATCACAGAACTTGCAGTTACTGTAACGAAATTGGGCATAACAGTAGAGGTTGTAAA GTCAATGGTCAAAAGTTAGGTCAAATCCATGAAAAGTTTGGTCAACGCTGGTCAATAATCGAAAATTCA TATTTAGGGTTACAGAGTCTAGGATCAAAGGTCAGTGTTAGTTCATCACTGGGTGGGGTCATCTTGGTTTGTG TTGCAAATGGGGATTTTTATGCTTTTTGTAATGCAGGGACTTACATTGTAAATATGCTACAGGTTCAAAAGTTTTGCATTGCTGATCCTAGGAGGCATATTCAAGTTTTCTGCATTTTCAATCCTTTGTTAGTTAATATAGTTTGGCAGACTGACATAGTTAGTCCTTGTATAGTTGGATACCGCTGA